From a region of the Takifugu flavidus isolate HTHZ2018 chromosome 18, ASM371156v2, whole genome shotgun sequence genome:
- the nme3 gene encoding nucleoside diphosphate kinase 3 isoform X1 encodes MICTILSIFASIFQSGWTGVNERTFIAVKPDGVQRKLVGEIVRRFERKGFKLVGLKLMQASEDLLRTHYSDLRSRPFFGKLMHFMNSGPVVAMVWQGQDVVKTARKMLGETNPADSLPGTIRGDYSVEMSRNVIHGSDSLESAQKEISLWFHPHELQNWESSSNSWIYN; translated from the exons ATGATTTGCACCATTTTGTCCATATTTGCGTCCATATTTCAGTCCG GCTGGACCGGTGTAAACGAACGCACCTTCATTGCTGTAAAACCAGATGGAGTTCAGAGGAAGCTGGTGGGAGAAATCGTGCGCCGCTTCGAGAGGAAAGGGTTCAAACTGGTGGGCCTTAAACTCATGCAG gcctctgaggaccttctGAGGACACACTACTCTGATCTGAGGAGTAGGCCTTTCTTTGGGAAACTGATGCACTTCATGAACTCTGGACCAGTTGTGGCAATG GTGTGGCAGGGTCAAGACGTGGTCAAGACTGCACGGAAGATGCTGGGAGAGACCAACCCTGCGGATTCGCTGCCTGGAACCATCAGAGGAGATTACAGTGTGGAAATGAGCAG GAACGTGATTCACGGCAGTGACTCGCTGGAGAGCGCCCAGAAGGAGATCTCCCTGTGGTTTCACCCGCATGAACTGCAGAactgggagagcagcagcaacagctggatcTACAATTAA
- the nme3 gene encoding nucleoside diphosphate kinase 3 isoform X2, translating into MEPVLSWVFEVYIGWTGVNERTFIAVKPDGVQRKLVGEIVRRFERKGFKLVGLKLMQASEDLLRTHYSDLRSRPFFGKLMHFMNSGPVVAMVWQGQDVVKTARKMLGETNPADSLPGTIRGDYSVEMSRNVIHGSDSLESAQKEISLWFHPHELQNWESSSNSWIYN; encoded by the exons ATGGAGCCTGTTTTGTCTTGGGTGTTTGAAGTTTATATTG GCTGGACCGGTGTAAACGAACGCACCTTCATTGCTGTAAAACCAGATGGAGTTCAGAGGAAGCTGGTGGGAGAAATCGTGCGCCGCTTCGAGAGGAAAGGGTTCAAACTGGTGGGCCTTAAACTCATGCAG gcctctgaggaccttctGAGGACACACTACTCTGATCTGAGGAGTAGGCCTTTCTTTGGGAAACTGATGCACTTCATGAACTCTGGACCAGTTGTGGCAATG GTGTGGCAGGGTCAAGACGTGGTCAAGACTGCACGGAAGATGCTGGGAGAGACCAACCCTGCGGATTCGCTGCCTGGAACCATCAGAGGAGATTACAGTGTGGAAATGAGCAG GAACGTGATTCACGGCAGTGACTCGCTGGAGAGCGCCCAGAAGGAGATCTCCCTGTGGTTTCACCCGCATGAACTGCAGAactgggagagcagcagcaacagctggatcTACAATTAA